The following proteins are co-located in the Microcystis wesenbergii NRERC-220 genome:
- a CDS encoding type I glyceraldehyde-3-phosphate dehydrogenase produces MIRVAINGFGRIGRNFLRCWLGRTNSGLEVVGINDTSDPRSNAHLLKYDSMLGKLNANIDADDNSLIVNGKTIKCYSDRNPLNLPWAEWGVDLVIEATGVFVDEEGASKHIVAGAKKVLITAPGKGAGVGTYVVGVNAHEYEHDKYNVISNASCTTNCLAPVVKVIHENFGIIKGTMTTTHSYTGDQRILDASHRDLRRARAAAVNIVPTSTGAAKAVALVIPEMKGKLNGIALRVPTPNVSVVDLVAQVEKSTIAEQVNEVLKEASENSLKGILEYNDLPLVSSDYRGVDASSIIDASLTMVMGGDMVKVIAWYDNEWGYSQRVVDLAEVVASKWKG; encoded by the coding sequence GTGATTAGAGTAGCGATCAATGGTTTCGGACGGATTGGACGTAATTTCCTAAGATGTTGGTTAGGACGGACTAATAGTGGCTTGGAGGTAGTGGGGATCAATGATACATCCGATCCCCGTAGTAACGCTCACCTGCTCAAATATGACTCGATGTTAGGCAAACTTAACGCTAATATCGATGCCGATGATAATTCTTTAATTGTTAACGGTAAAACCATTAAATGTTATTCCGATCGCAATCCCCTCAATCTGCCCTGGGCAGAATGGGGTGTAGATTTAGTGATCGAAGCTACCGGTGTTTTCGTCGATGAAGAGGGCGCTTCTAAGCATATTGTCGCAGGAGCTAAAAAAGTCCTCATTACCGCACCGGGTAAGGGTGCGGGTGTGGGAACCTATGTCGTCGGTGTCAACGCTCACGAATACGAACACGATAAATACAACGTCATCAGTAATGCCAGTTGTACCACCAACTGTCTTGCTCCTGTCGTCAAAGTGATTCACGAAAACTTCGGCATCATCAAAGGGACGATGACCACCACCCACAGTTACACTGGTGATCAACGGATTCTGGATGCTAGTCACCGGGATCTGCGTCGCGCCCGCGCCGCTGCCGTTAACATCGTTCCCACCTCCACCGGTGCCGCCAAGGCTGTAGCCTTAGTTATCCCGGAAATGAAAGGGAAACTTAACGGTATCGCTCTGCGTGTACCCACTCCTAACGTTTCTGTGGTGGATTTAGTGGCGCAAGTGGAAAAAAGCACGATCGCGGAACAGGTAAACGAAGTCCTCAAAGAAGCTTCGGAAAATTCTTTGAAAGGAATTCTCGAATATAATGATTTACCCCTCGTTTCCTCTGATTATCGCGGTGTTGATGCTTCCTCGATCATCGATGCTAGTCTAACGATGGTGATGGGTGGCGATATGGTGAAAGTTATCGCTTGGTACGATAACGAATGGGGTTACTCCCAACGGGTGGTTGATCTCGCTGAAGTCGTCGCCAGCAAGTGGAAAGGCTAA
- the hflX gene encoding GTPase HflX yields MRGKPIDTIFGNTQGLKASQMKQLQRLYHERLPIDTLTTPEFAQRLAAISTDIHQPLCTYINRRGQVIRVGVGTPRQTQFSLLELPRYGSERLCGIRCIATELKQEPPKESSLTAMALQRLDALVILTLTGTGMIRRGGGATGYVEQVYLAHLIPQSQTNVNSNIYWSVSPPLNLEDLSKQDFLELVEGLEAEFQREFTAITVDTAEDRVLLVGLITDGMSDRQFEDGLSELERLVDTAGGKVLQVTRQKRDHPHPQTVIGSGKVAEIALQVQTSGANLVVFNRDLSPAQIRNLENQIGVRVVDRTEVILDIFAQRAQSQAGKLQVELAQLEYTLPRLTGRGLAMSRLGGGIGTRGPGETKLETERRTIQRRLSRLQDEVDQLQAHRSRLRKQRQKQEVASVAIVGYTNAGKSTLINALTAAEVYTADQLFATLDPTTRRLTITDPLTQASHPLLLTDTVGFIHELPPSLVDAFRATLEEVTEADALLHLVDLSHPAWESQIASVLKILSEMPIQTGPMLMVFNKLDQVKSDDLEIAKEKYPQAVFISAIRRLGLETLKQKLIDLTA; encoded by the coding sequence TTGCGAGGAAAGCCTATCGATACCATCTTCGGCAATACCCAGGGACTGAAAGCCAGTCAGATGAAACAGCTACAAAGGCTGTACCATGAACGCTTACCCATCGATACTCTCACCACCCCAGAATTCGCCCAAAGACTGGCGGCTATTAGTACCGATATTCATCAACCCCTCTGCACCTATATCAACCGTCGCGGCCAGGTAATTCGTGTGGGAGTGGGAACCCCCCGACAAACCCAATTTTCCCTCTTGGAACTACCCCGCTACGGGTCCGAACGTCTTTGCGGAATTCGTTGTATCGCCACGGAACTCAAGCAGGAACCGCCAAAAGAATCCAGTTTAACCGCCATGGCTCTGCAAAGATTAGACGCACTGGTGATCTTAACCCTAACCGGCACAGGCATGATCCGTCGCGGTGGTGGGGCGACCGGTTATGTGGAGCAGGTCTATCTGGCGCATCTCATACCACAAAGTCAAACAAATGTCAATAGTAATATATACTGGTCTGTCTCCCCGCCCTTAAATCTAGAGGATTTAAGCAAACAGGACTTTTTAGAGTTAGTGGAAGGACTAGAGGCGGAGTTTCAGCGAGAATTTACCGCTATAACCGTTGATACAGCCGAAGATCGGGTGCTATTGGTTGGTTTAATCACCGACGGTATGAGCGATCGCCAGTTCGAGGACGGTTTAAGCGAATTAGAACGTTTAGTTGATACCGCCGGGGGCAAAGTTTTGCAAGTCACCCGACAAAAACGGGATCATCCCCATCCTCAAACAGTGATCGGTTCGGGAAAAGTGGCAGAAATCGCCCTACAGGTGCAAACTTCCGGGGCTAATTTAGTTGTATTCAATCGGGATCTTTCTCCCGCCCAAATTCGCAATCTAGAGAACCAAATCGGGGTGAGAGTGGTCGATCGCACCGAGGTGATCCTGGACATTTTCGCCCAACGGGCCCAATCCCAAGCGGGTAAACTACAGGTAGAATTAGCCCAATTAGAATACACTTTACCGCGTCTCACCGGGCGCGGATTAGCCATGTCGAGATTAGGGGGAGGAATTGGCACTCGCGGACCGGGGGAGACAAAATTAGAAACAGAACGCCGAACTATTCAACGTCGTTTATCCCGTCTCCAGGATGAGGTGGATCAACTGCAAGCTCATCGTTCCCGTTTACGCAAACAACGGCAAAAACAAGAGGTAGCCAGTGTGGCGATCGTCGGTTACACCAATGCGGGAAAATCTACTTTAATTAATGCTCTCACCGCTGCCGAAGTTTATACCGCCGATCAACTGTTTGCTACCCTCGATCCCACCACCCGACGCTTAACTATTACCGATCCCCTCACCCAAGCATCTCACCCCCTCTTACTAACCGATACGGTGGGTTTTATCCATGAATTACCCCCCTCGCTGGTGGATGCTTTTCGGGCAACTTTGGAGGAAGTAACGGAAGCAGACGCCTTACTCCATCTGGTGGATCTCTCCCATCCAGCTTGGGAAAGTCAGATTGCCTCGGTGTTAAAAATCCTCTCGGAGATGCCGATTCAAACTGGTCCAATGTTAATGGTGTTTAATAAGTTGGATCAGGTAAAAAGCGACGATTTGGAAATAGCTAAGGAAAAATATCCCCAAGCTGTTTTTATCTCGGCTATTCGGCGGCTAGGATTGGAAACTTTAAAACAAAAGTTAATCGATTTAACCGCTTAA
- a CDS encoding aminotransferase class I/II-fold pyridoxal phosphate-dependent enzyme: MSTIPPVDLSRQYQVISQEANHAVLEILRSGRYIGGEAVSELERQFALYHGVSDCVACNSGTDALYLALRALGIQAGDEVITSTFSFIATAEAINLVGAVPVFVDIDINTFNLDVALLEKALTPQTKAIIPVHLFGQSVNMSEVVNFARSHNLLVIEDCAQATGAEWHGQKVGSIGDIGCFSFFPTKNLGGCGDGGAVTTNNPELAAQIRMIKEHGSKVRYLHEVIGVNSRLDAIQAVILQIKLKYLDFWNNQRIEIAQRYRELLQPLPNITLPAALAGGKHVWNQYTILTENRDQIRAALQEKDVLSMVYYPIPLHLQPVYQYLGYKKGDLPVAELASEKVLSLPMFPDLSFEEQQQVAYALKDCLHSS; the protein is encoded by the coding sequence GTGAGTACAATTCCCCCCGTCGATTTATCCCGTCAATACCAAGTCATCAGCCAAGAAGCTAACCATGCCGTTTTAGAAATCCTCCGTTCTGGGCGCTATATTGGTGGCGAAGCTGTGAGCGAATTAGAACGACAATTTGCCCTCTATCATGGTGTTAGCGATTGTGTCGCCTGTAATTCGGGAACCGATGCCCTTTATCTGGCACTGCGCGCCCTCGGTATTCAAGCGGGGGATGAAGTAATTACTTCTACTTTTTCGTTTATTGCCACCGCCGAAGCGATTAATTTAGTCGGGGCAGTGCCGGTTTTTGTCGATATCGATATTAATACTTTTAACCTCGATGTGGCACTGTTGGAAAAAGCGCTTACTCCCCAAACTAAGGCTATTATTCCAGTACACCTTTTTGGGCAATCTGTCAATATGTCTGAGGTGGTAAATTTCGCTCGTTCTCATAATTTATTGGTGATTGAGGATTGCGCTCAGGCAACGGGAGCAGAATGGCATGGGCAGAAAGTGGGGAGTATCGGCGATATTGGCTGTTTTAGCTTCTTTCCCACCAAAAATTTAGGCGGTTGTGGCGATGGTGGGGCTGTCACCACTAATAACCCTGAGTTAGCGGCACAAATTCGCATGATTAAAGAACACGGCAGCAAGGTGCGTTATCTCCACGAGGTAATCGGGGTGAATAGCCGCTTAGATGCCATTCAAGCGGTTATTTTGCAAATTAAGCTGAAATACCTCGATTTTTGGAATAATCAACGGATCGAGATTGCCCAACGTTATCGGGAATTACTGCAACCTTTGCCTAATATCACTTTACCTGCTGCTTTAGCCGGGGGTAAGCACGTTTGGAATCAGTACACAATCCTAACGGAAAATCGTGACCAAATTCGGGCGGCTTTGCAGGAAAAAGATGTCTTATCTATGGTTTATTATCCGATTCCCCTACATTTACAGCCGGTTTATCAGTATTTAGGCTATAAAAAAGGTGATTTACCCGTGGCTGAATTGGCCAGTGAAAAAGTGTTATCTTTACCTATGTTTCCCGATTTAAGCTTTGAGGAACAACAACAGGTAGCCTATGCGCTGAAAGATTGTTTGCATAGTTCCTGA
- a CDS encoding class II fructose-bisphosphate aldolase, which yields MLASTQELLETARKNIYAIGAFNVYNLEGVKAVISAAEDCRSPAMLQIHPSALRYGSSTLVALCLEAARSAKVPISVHLDHSTKASDIYEALEAGMTSIMADGSHLPYQDNLAFTKEMTRLAHEYGAVVEAEIGRISGTEDGLTIAEKEAKMTDPEQAVQFVEATGVDSLAVTIGNVHGEYKSPPRLDFDRLDRIRQLLSIPLVLHGASGLPPEMIGRSIQLGVCKFNVNTEVRQAYMQSLKREICGPEDKDLLEIAGEAISAMKSVIIDKLTLFGAVNKAHLHETPYAQMLAGLSVISKQ from the coding sequence ATGCTCGCTTCTACTCAGGAACTCCTCGAAACCGCTCGCAAAAATATCTATGCGATCGGGGCTTTTAATGTTTATAACCTAGAAGGGGTCAAAGCGGTGATTAGTGCCGCCGAGGATTGTCGTAGTCCCGCTATGTTGCAAATTCACCCCAGCGCTTTGCGTTATGGCAGTTCCACCCTCGTCGCTCTCTGTTTAGAGGCTGCTCGCTCGGCCAAGGTTCCTATCTCGGTCCATCTTGACCATAGCACTAAAGCCAGCGATATCTACGAGGCCCTAGAAGCGGGGATGACCTCAATTATGGCCGATGGCTCTCATCTTCCCTACCAAGATAATCTCGCTTTTACCAAAGAAATGACTCGTCTAGCTCACGAATACGGGGCTGTGGTGGAGGCAGAAATCGGCCGAATTAGCGGCACTGAGGACGGGTTAACTATTGCCGAAAAAGAGGCTAAAATGACAGATCCAGAGCAAGCAGTGCAATTTGTGGAAGCGACGGGAGTGGATTCTCTGGCCGTAACTATCGGTAATGTCCATGGCGAGTACAAAAGTCCGCCCCGTCTCGATTTCGATCGCCTGGACCGGATTCGACAACTTCTGTCTATTCCCCTAGTTTTACACGGTGCTTCCGGTTTACCCCCAGAAATGATCGGGCGATCGATCCAGTTAGGAGTCTGCAAATTTAATGTTAATACGGAAGTGCGTCAAGCCTATATGCAGTCCCTGAAACGGGAAATTTGCGGGCCAGAGGATAAGGATTTATTAGAAATCGCAGGAGAGGCAATTTCCGCAATGAAATCGGTAATTATCGACAAATTAACCCTTTTTGGTGCTGTCAATAAGGCCCATCTCCACGAAACTCCCTACGCTCAAATGTTAGCGGGACTATCAGTTATCAGTAAACAGTAA
- the rdgB gene encoding RdgB/HAM1 family non-canonical purine NTP pyrophosphatase, translated as MKKLILATSNPGKLAEIGEYLTDIDLELQLKPDDLEIEETGATFAENAYLKAAQIALTLGEWSIADDSGLEVTGLGNAPGIYSARYGKNDRERIDRLVRELGDNQDRSARFVCVIAIARPDGEIALSATGICTGEILTSPRGKGGFGYDPIFYVPEYALTFAEMSPELKRKISHRGRAFEQLLPHLKTLAGTNSLKP; from the coding sequence ATGAAAAAATTAATTCTAGCCACGAGTAACCCGGGTAAATTAGCAGAGATAGGGGAATACTTAACCGATATCGACCTAGAATTGCAGTTAAAACCCGATGATTTAGAGATAGAGGAAACAGGGGCGACTTTTGCCGAAAATGCCTATTTAAAAGCTGCTCAAATTGCCCTAACATTGGGAGAATGGTCGATCGCCGATGATTCGGGATTGGAAGTAACCGGGTTAGGAAATGCCCCGGGGATTTACTCGGCCCGCTATGGTAAAAATGATCGAGAAAGAATCGATCGCCTCGTCAGAGAATTAGGAGATAATCAGGATCGTTCGGCCCGTTTTGTCTGTGTAATTGCGATCGCCCGTCCCGATGGTGAGATTGCCTTGAGCGCCACAGGAATCTGCACGGGAGAAATTCTCACCAGTCCTAGGGGTAAAGGTGGTTTTGGTTACGATCCGATTTTTTATGTCCCCGAATACGCTTTAACCTTTGCGGAAATGTCTCCCGAATTAAAAAGAAAAATTAGCCATCGAGGACGAGCTTTTGAGCAATTGCTGCCCCATCTCAAGACTCTCGCGGGTACAAATTCATTAAAGCCCTGA
- a CDS encoding IS4 family transposase codes for MMTNFSKLIKELLKPLPKNDYPALDTFTFLSCWIGFALDKSIVSMRDLCSRMVLQGINVNLSTFSKASKIRETSPFEKVIVELNKRLVAKKGIENARALFPIDSTIISLTSKLLWSQGWHQVKLFSGLNSITTEVVGILIHFGQGHDSKEGGKTIEAIPVNGVGAMDRGFASNQRITELLESSDKHFVLRVKNNISLEMLENGKCKLGKDKRQIEVRVVAFCDLESQTEFRLATDLPLEGEGAVSNEEVAEIYIQRWQIELLWKFLKMHLKLDNLITKNENGIRLQIYSCIIAYLILQLIDIEEGFGKSLLDKLRYLQSFMCQHISYVHWFRRIVYSI; via the coding sequence CTGATGACGAATTTTTCAAAACTCATAAAAGAGCTTCTCAAACCACTGCCTAAAAATGACTACCCCGCTTTAGATACTTTTACATTTTTGTCCTGTTGGATTGGTTTTGCTTTAGATAAAAGCATCGTCAGTATGAGGGACTTATGCAGTAGAATGGTACTTCAAGGAATTAATGTAAATTTATCCACATTTTCTAAGGCAAGCAAAATTAGAGAAACAAGTCCATTTGAGAAAGTCATTGTCGAATTAAATAAGCGTTTAGTTGCCAAAAAAGGAATAGAGAATGCGCGAGCTTTATTTCCTATTGACTCAACAATAATTAGCTTAACCAGTAAATTACTATGGTCCCAGGGATGGCATCAAGTAAAACTATTCTCTGGTCTTAATAGTATCACAACAGAGGTGGTCGGAATACTCATCCATTTTGGTCAAGGTCATGACTCAAAAGAAGGAGGAAAAACGATAGAAGCAATTCCTGTAAATGGAGTTGGAGCAATGGATAGAGGATTTGCGTCTAATCAAAGAATCACCGAATTATTAGAGAGTAGTGACAAGCATTTTGTCTTGAGAGTGAAAAATAATATTAGCCTAGAGATGCTCGAAAATGGCAAGTGTAAACTCGGAAAAGATAAAAGACAAATAGAAGTAAGAGTAGTCGCTTTTTGCGACCTAGAAAGTCAAACAGAATTTCGGCTGGCGACAGATTTACCTCTAGAAGGAGAAGGAGCAGTTAGTAATGAAGAAGTTGCCGAAATTTACATCCAAAGATGGCAAATAGAACTGCTGTGGAAATTTTTAAAAATGCATCTAAAGTTGGATAATCTAATCACTAAAAACGAGAACGGAATCCGCCTACAGATCTATAGTTGCATTATCGCTTATCTGATTCTACAGCTAATAGATATTGAAGAAGGATTTGGGAAAAGCTTATTAGACAAACTGCGCTATTTACAGAGTTTCATGTGTCAACATATTAGCTATGTACACTGGTTCCGGAGGATTGTCTATTCAATTTAA
- the murB gene encoding UDP-N-acetylmuramate dehydrogenase — protein MIKSSVSLADFTSYRVGGRAQWYAEPVNLEELREVFAWVRSQDLPLTVLGAGSNLLISDRGLPGLVLNTRHLRSSCFDAETATITAAAGEPLPKIAWRAAKRGWRGLEWAVGIPGTVGGAVVMNAGAHTSCVADRLVRALVLNPDGQLETLSKEDLNYSYRSSSLQGNQRLVVEATFQLEATDNREEIMAITTHNLLHRKSTQPYDRPSCGSVFRNPKPQFAGALIEEMGLKGYQIGGAQVSELHANFILNIGSAKASDILRLIRHVQEQVFDRWSLWLEPEVKVLGEFDGI, from the coding sequence ATGATTAAATCCTCTGTTTCTCTAGCTGATTTCACTTCCTACCGGGTGGGGGGAAGAGCGCAATGGTATGCCGAACCAGTTAATCTAGAGGAATTAAGAGAAGTGTTCGCTTGGGTGCGATCGCAAGATTTACCCTTGACTGTTTTGGGGGCTGGTTCAAATTTACTAATCAGCGATCGAGGTTTACCCGGACTTGTTCTCAATACTCGCCATCTGCGATCGAGTTGTTTTGATGCCGAAACTGCTACGATTACAGCAGCGGCGGGGGAACCCCTGCCAAAAATAGCTTGGAGAGCGGCAAAAAGGGGCTGGAGGGGCCTAGAATGGGCGGTGGGTATCCCCGGTACGGTGGGGGGGGCTGTGGTGATGAATGCGGGGGCGCACACCTCCTGTGTGGCGGATCGATTAGTGCGGGCGCTGGTATTAAATCCCGATGGTCAGTTAGAAACTTTAAGCAAAGAAGATTTAAATTATAGTTATCGCAGTTCTTCTCTGCAAGGGAATCAACGTTTAGTTGTCGAAGCTACATTTCAGTTAGAAGCTACCGATAATCGCGAGGAAATAATGGCAATTACTACCCATAATTTACTCCATCGCAAAAGTACCCAACCCTATGATCGTCCTAGTTGTGGTAGTGTTTTCCGCAATCCTAAACCGCAATTTGCCGGGGCTTTAATTGAGGAAATGGGATTAAAAGGTTATCAAATTGGTGGGGCGCAAGTATCAGAGTTACACGCTAATTTTATCCTGAATATTGGTTCAGCAAAAGCCTCGGATATTCTGCGTTTAATTCGCCATGTGCAGGAACAAGTGTTCGATCGCTGGTCCCTCTGGTTAGAACCAGAGGTGAAAGTTTTAGGGGAATTTGACGGGATTTAA
- the murC gene encoding UDP-N-acetylmuramate--L-alanine ligase, producing the protein MKKVNFNGQPFHFIGIGGIGMSALAYILAKRNLPVSGSDLRPTHITQRLQGAGAHIFHRQEANNLAVFHSPVPQNSSQTVPQVICSTAINDHNKEYQAARDLGYPIFHRSDVLAALIADYDSIAVAGTHGKTTTSSLIGYVLLEAGLDPTIIVGGEVDAWEGNARLGQGRFLVAEADESDGSLTKHAPKIGVITNIELDHPDHYHNLSEVIDTFHEFANQCQILVACLDCDTIAEHFRPTISYSLDPEKGADYTVSEIIYEQGMMKAAVWEKGSYLGQMEVKIPGQHNISNALAVVAIGRYLGLEFAVIADAIATFAGAKRRFEHKGEANGITFIDDYAHHPSELLATLAAAKLKVEGKQYQRSIAIFQPHRYSRTTAFLEEFGSAFSSADVVVLTDIYSAGEVNINHVTGQQVVEQVRKHHKNAYYHPELSSLGQFLLEILQPGDLALFLGAGNLNQVIPEMLSLYREQLAVRV; encoded by the coding sequence GTGAAAAAAGTTAATTTTAACGGCCAACCTTTCCATTTTATCGGTATTGGCGGCATTGGGATGTCAGCCCTCGCTTATATCTTAGCCAAACGCAATTTACCCGTGTCTGGCTCCGATTTACGTCCTACTCATATCACCCAAAGGCTACAGGGAGCGGGAGCGCACATTTTCCACCGTCAAGAGGCCAATAATTTAGCTGTATTTCATTCTCCGGTCCCTCAAAACAGTAGCCAAACAGTTCCGCAAGTAATCTGCTCCACGGCGATTAATGACCATAACAAGGAATATCAAGCGGCCAGAGACTTAGGATACCCAATTTTTCACCGTAGCGACGTTTTAGCGGCTTTAATAGCTGATTACGACAGTATCGCCGTCGCTGGCACCCACGGCAAAACCACCACTAGCAGCCTAATCGGTTACGTTTTGTTAGAAGCGGGATTAGACCCCACGATCATTGTCGGTGGTGAGGTGGACGCTTGGGAAGGTAACGCTCGTCTTGGTCAAGGTCGTTTTTTGGTGGCAGAGGCCGATGAGTCCGATGGTTCCCTAACCAAACACGCCCCGAAAATCGGCGTAATCACTAATATTGAGCTAGATCACCCGGATCATTACCATAATTTAAGCGAAGTTATCGATACTTTCCATGAATTTGCCAATCAGTGCCAGATTTTAGTCGCTTGTTTAGATTGTGACACGATCGCCGAGCATTTCCGTCCGACAATCAGTTATAGTCTCGATCCCGAAAAAGGTGCCGATTACACCGTCAGCGAGATTATCTATGAACAGGGAATGATGAAAGCTGCCGTCTGGGAAAAGGGCAGTTATCTGGGACAAATGGAAGTGAAAATCCCAGGGCAACATAATATTAGCAATGCTTTGGCAGTGGTGGCCATCGGACGTTATCTCGGTTTAGAATTTGCTGTTATTGCCGATGCGATCGCTACTTTTGCCGGAGCAAAACGCCGTTTTGAACACAAGGGAGAAGCAAACGGCATCACCTTTATCGATGATTATGCCCACCATCCTAGCGAATTGTTGGCCACGTTAGCGGCGGCAAAATTGAAGGTAGAAGGCAAACAGTACCAACGTTCGATCGCTATTTTCCAACCCCATCGCTACAGTCGCACCACTGCCTTTTTAGAGGAATTCGGCTCCGCTTTCAGTTCCGCCGATGTGGTAGTCTTAACGGATATTTATAGTGCTGGGGAAGTGAATATCAATCACGTCACCGGGCAGCAAGTGGTCGAACAGGTGAGAAAACACCATAAAAACGCCTACTATCACCCTGAATTGAGTTCTTTAGGTCAATTCCTGCTAGAAATTCTCCAACCAGGGGATCTAGCCCTCTTCCTCGGTGCTGGCAATCTCAATCAAGTTATCCCCGAAATGCTCTCTCTTTACCGCGAACAATTAGCAGTTAGAGTATAG
- the lipA gene encoding lipoyl synthase, whose amino-acid sequence MGKNYRSSSGVTVKPEWLRVKAPQWQRVGSVKEVLRDLGLNTVCEEASCPNIGECFHAGTATFLIMGPACTRACPYCDIDFEKKPQPLDSTEPLRLAAAVQRLDLNHVVITSVNRDDLADGGASQFVRCIEEIRRISQKTTIEVLIPDLCGNWQALALILAAKPEVLNHNTETVPRLYRRVRPQGDYQRSLELLQRARAIVPATYTKSGIMVGLGETDEEVRQVMDDLRAVDCDILTIGQYLQPSPKHLGVQEFITPEQFQAWREYGESLGFLQIVASPLTRSSYHAEQVRALMNLYPRES is encoded by the coding sequence ATAGGCAAAAATTATCGGAGTAGTTCAGGCGTGACGGTCAAACCAGAGTGGTTACGGGTAAAAGCACCGCAATGGCAGCGAGTCGGCAGTGTTAAGGAAGTTTTACGCGATTTAGGCTTAAATACCGTTTGTGAGGAGGCTTCCTGTCCCAATATCGGCGAATGTTTCCACGCGGGGACGGCTACCTTTTTAATTATGGGTCCTGCTTGCACTCGCGCCTGTCCTTACTGTGATATAGATTTTGAGAAAAAACCCCAACCTTTAGACTCCACGGAACCCCTGCGACTAGCGGCAGCCGTGCAACGTCTCGATCTTAATCATGTAGTGATCACTTCTGTCAATCGCGATGATTTGGCTGATGGGGGTGCTAGTCAATTTGTCCGTTGTATCGAGGAAATTCGCCGCATTTCCCAAAAAACCACCATCGAAGTGCTGATTCCCGATCTTTGCGGCAATTGGCAGGCTTTAGCTTTAATTCTTGCCGCTAAACCTGAAGTTTTAAACCACAATACCGAAACTGTTCCCCGTCTCTACCGTCGTGTGCGTCCCCAGGGTGATTACCAGCGTTCTCTAGAATTATTGCAGCGCGCTCGCGCCATTGTTCCCGCTACCTACACAAAATCGGGCATTATGGTGGGATTGGGGGAAACCGACGAGGAAGTGCGGCAAGTGATGGACGATTTACGGGCCGTTGATTGTGATATTCTCACCATCGGGCAGTATCTGCAACCATCGCCAAAACATCTCGGTGTACAGGAATTTATCACCCCCGAACAGTTCCAAGCTTGGCGCGAATACGGGGAGTCTCTGGGATTTTTACAAATTGTTGCGAGTCCCTTGACAAGAAGCTCTTATCATGCTGAACAAGTCAGGGCTTTAATGAATTTGTACCCGCGAGAGTCTTGA
- a CDS encoding ABC transporter permease: MDGLVELNLVDLGWALGMMGICLLLSRWSNLALEGQLLLATGRSILQLLVVGYVIAVIFSLDNPLAVLGILAVMMTIATIVAKNRIDSRDKALLPLVFGSLLISSCLTLGYAIALIIQPEQWYSPQYLIPLTGMVLGQAMNSASLAGERLSSTIKSHRLEIETHLCLGATPQQAIASYQKEAIRASLIPTLNQMMVVGLVSLPGMFTGQVLAGSEPLNAASYQILILFMIALANLITAQLVTEGIYRRFFSENLSLLS, translated from the coding sequence ATGGATGGATTAGTAGAACTAAATCTGGTGGATTTGGGTTGGGCTTTGGGGATGATGGGTATTTGTTTACTCCTCTCCCGTTGGTCAAATTTAGCTCTAGAGGGACAATTATTATTAGCGACCGGTCGATCGATCCTGCAATTATTAGTGGTAGGCTACGTTATCGCCGTTATTTTTTCCCTCGATAATCCTCTAGCAGTGCTGGGGATTTTGGCAGTGATGATGACTATTGCGACTATTGTTGCTAAAAATCGCATCGATAGCCGGGATAAAGCCCTATTACCGCTAGTTTTCGGCTCTTTATTAATTAGTAGCTGTCTAACTTTAGGTTATGCGATCGCTTTAATTATTCAACCAGAACAATGGTACTCACCCCAATACTTGATTCCCTTGACGGGAATGGTGTTAGGGCAAGCGATGAACAGTGCCTCTTTAGCCGGGGAAAGATTAAGCAGTACGATTAAAAGTCACCGTTTGGAAATCGAAACCCATCTTTGTTTAGGGGCAACCCCTCAACAAGCGATCGCATCTTACCAAAAAGAAGCGATTCGAGCTAGTTTAATCCCCACCCTCAATCAGATGATGGTAGTGGGTTTAGTCAGTTTACCCGGAATGTTCACCGGACAGGTATTGGCAGGAAGTGAACCTTTAAACGCCGCTTCCTACCAGATACTGATCCTGTTTATGATTGCCCTAGCTAACCTAATCACCGCTCAATTGGTGACAGAGGGAATCTATCGGCGCTTTTTCAGTGAGAATTTGTCACTGCTCAGTTAA